The window ACACGCCGAACATGGCGAGCAACCAGATCACGTGCCCCCATTGCGGAACCGTCTTCACCGTCGATCAGGCCAACTACGCCGAAATCGCGCAGCAGGTGCGCAGTCGAGAGTTCACAACCGAGCTGCACGCCCGCCTCGACGAAGCCGAGAAGCTCAAAGCCGCTGAGATCGCAAAGGCCCTGGCCAACGCCGCCCAACAGTCCCAGCAGGCAGTGACGAAGAAGGACACGGAGATTCAGAAGCTCCAGGGTCAGCTGAAATCGGCCGGCACCGAACGGGATCTTGCGGTCACAAAGGCTGTTGCGGCGACCGAGAGGCAGCTCGCCGAAGCGCGGAACAAACTCGCGCTGCAGTCCGCCGAACAGCAACTCAGGGACGCCACGCTCAGGGAGTCTCACGCAAACGAGCTCGCGCTCAAGGACGAGCTCATCGAGCGCTACAAGGACGTGAAGGCGAAGCTCTCGGTCAAGCTGCTCGGTGAGACCCTTGAACAGCACTGTGAGGTCGAGTTCAACCGCATCCGGTCGCTCGCCTTTCCGAACGCGACGTTCGGCAAGGACAACGACGCGTCGGCCGGGACCAAGGGTGACTACGTCTTCCGCGACTTCGACGACGAGGGTGCCGAGTACATCTCGATCATGTTCGAGATGAAGAACCGAGCCGACACTTCGTCGACCCGCAGGAAGAACGCCGACTTCTTCGCCAAGCTCGACAAGGACCGCCGCGACAAAGGCTGCGAGTACGCGGTGCTCGTGACGATGCTCGAGGAGGACTCCGAGCTCTACGCCGGTATCACTGATGTCTCGCACGAGTACCCGAAGATGTTCGTCGTTCGCCCGCAGTTCTTCCTGTCGACCATCGGGCTGATTCGCAACGCCGCACAGGAAACGATCCTCGTGAAGGCCGAGCTCGAGCACGTGAAGAAACAGCACATCGACATCACCGAGTTCGAGTCCGAGCTGGAGGCCTTCAAGTCGGCCTTCGGCCGCAACTACGACCTCGCCAGTCGCAAGTTCGGCCAGGCCATCAAAGACATTGACCTCGCGATCGAGAAGCTCCAGAAGGTCAAGGAAGGCCTGATCGGCTCCGAGAACAACCTCCGCCTCGCGAACGACAAGGCGACTGCCCTCACCGTCAAGAAGCTGACGAAGGGCAACCCGACCATGCAGGCCAAGTTCGCCGAGCTCGAAGCCGGGACGACGCCGGACTCCACTGGCCCGGCCTGAGGCATCACGGGCGGCACGACCCGGATCCGTGGAGATCCGGGCTGCCCTGCCCGCCGTACACACCTACGCCTGAAGGAGGAACACCATGACGAACCGCGCTCGACGAGTCGACTCAAAACTCACTGAAGCGCCCTGGGTTCGATGAAGACTCGAGCTGTTCGATTCCGACTGGCAGATTGCGGTCGTTGGGGCAGCGCAGAACGCGTTCTCGAACTCGCTCGCGCGCGTCTCGCAGCAGGTGCCCGGACGCTTCGTCGTGACGCTCTCGCTCATCACGCTCGGCGGTGTGCTCGGCCTCGTGCTGTTCATCACGATCCTCCACGGCGGCAAGCTGCCCGAGGCCTTCACCGAGCTGACCGGCCGGCAGGCGCTCGTCCTCGTGCTCGCGGGGTGCGCGAACGGCGTCGCGCTCGTGAGCATCACGGTCGCGGTGCGCTACACCACCGTCACGACGGTCTCGATGCTCAACGCGCTCGTCATCGTGTTCGGTGTGCTGTTCGGCAGGTGGTTCTTCGCCGAACCGATCACCGCGACGCTCGTGATCGGGAGCGCATGCATCCTCGCGGGCGTGGTGATCGGACAGATCCGGTGGCGGCGGCGGGATTCCTCGACCCTCGTGCGTCGCACCGATGGGGCATGACGGGAGCGGACGACCCGCACCGGGCCGACTCCACCCGCGCGAGCCTCCATCGGCTCAGC is drawn from Pseudoclavibacter chungangensis and contains these coding sequences:
- a CDS encoding DUF2130 domain-containing protein is translated as TPNMASNQITCPHCGTVFTVDQANYAEIAQQVRSREFTTELHARLDEAEKLKAAEIAKALANAAQQSQQAVTKKDTEIQKLQGQLKSAGTERDLAVTKAVAATERQLAEARNKLALQSAEQQLRDATLRESHANELALKDELIERYKDVKAKLSVKLLGETLEQHCEVEFNRIRSLAFPNATFGKDNDASAGTKGDYVFRDFDDEGAEYISIMFEMKNRADTSSTRRKNADFFAKLDKDRRDKGCEYAVLVTMLEEDSELYAGITDVSHEYPKMFVVRPQFFLSTIGLIRNAAQETILVKAELEHVKKQHIDITEFESELEAFKSAFGRNYDLASRKFGQAIKDIDLAIEKLQKVKEGLIGSENNLRLANDKATALTVKKLTKGNPTMQAKFAELEAGTTPDSTGPA
- a CDS encoding DMT family transporter, which produces MPGRFVVTLSLITLGGVLGLVLFITILHGGKLPEAFTELTGRQALVLVLAGCANGVALVSITVAVRYTTVTTVSMLNALVIVFGVLFGRWFFAEPITATLVIGSACILAGVVIGQIRWRRRDSSTLVRRTDGA